The following proteins are co-located in the Carassius auratus strain Wakin unplaced genomic scaffold, ASM336829v1 scaf_tig00217313, whole genome shotgun sequence genome:
- the sycp2l gene encoding synaptonemal complex protein 2-like isoform X3 yields MSLTSRLHDAFVQNNLGMVIIILIEEKASVSLADRLDEVVIKELHNIEHKNVALILRAIEHLISKDEDCIQKLVHHGLVVKMLNWFEISSEHLKGQHKPPRDAMTLIEVFYEVAMGLCQITIAGSNKILDIFLLRFGAVVLDYEVPFSLRLEAIRTINSMLDSSSKDIRKKLCQSDDHFGLLEDLAKALTDIGDYEMQVAISEALCRMTPRKLREDFAGKWFRFRSFASAFTSIRDKDFETDCRTFLNELNGYFGNSRRVFSFPCVQAFLDSAELFKPEDEFLKEFWVDFNIGTSTISFFVNDPKNTLWELIHLPKDVVSMYDFQECGDQKILEVHMNTPLSHGEMTGKIVKILFSAEHNIQTALTRVFPDKLQSSSASKEALQSGDCLTTMEGTQHEQTSVPQTFASPSAAETKDIHQRSPLSGPSRYPRSKSSRIKGTSGQDLFKFKDHSDSEVAHAKTLIQTSSSNGSTKSLPDILGRTPVKKKMKVMYSDEWCVHKDTPHAVYSRRKPRAKGKLRVLPLSSPSSNEEEFSKYSTPKQRQGRERVTSENWQSQVKLGRSLDMESSLFKESTADSGFQNKTLSETSLPLEELDNIMEEHNLDKETSILQKNEADESSEIYVGLKEDTQLHRHPTFQPRRLFMSSPLEDAAERVTEAFADEESEEELGAGVRAAFNSFKTQLRVHFTSRYKKIEARSLQSLTDCQRNVTSLLETIHNQRLVHLEQFQNTVVQQLTCLEQDCLSLKTIEKETVNFWQSESDTVRAFCDRQQKRLDSLLIPYVNAESQFSLSARRGGKITEPASPQDAATRDPL; encoded by the exons ATGAGC TTAACAAGTAGACTTCATGATGCCTTTGTCCAAAATAACCTTGGCATGGTTATTATAATTCTTATTGAAGAAAAAGCTTCTGTTTCCTTGGCCGATCGACTGGACGAAGTTGTTATTAAG GAGCTGCATAACATCGAACATAAGAATGTTGCCTTAATATTACGGGCAATTGAACATCTCATTAGTAAAGATGAAGACTGCATCCAGAAACTTGTTCATCATGGCTTGGTTGTGAAG atgttgaattgGTTTGAGATTTCGTCAGAGCATCTTAAAGGACAGCACAAACCACCTAGGGACGCCATGACTCTCATTGAAGTTTTCTACGAGGTTGCCatg ggacTGTGTCAGATCACAATTGCAG GCAGCAATAAGATCTTGGATATATTTTTGTTGCGGTTTGGGGCTGTTGTTTTGGATTATGAAGTGCCTTTCAGTCTGCGTCTAGAG GCCATCAGAACCATAAACTCTATGTTGGACAGCAGTTCCAAAGATATAAGGAAGAAACTCTGCCAGTCAGATGACCACTTCGGGCTCTT AGAGGACTTGGCAAAAGCATTGACAGATATTGGTG ATTATGAAATGCAGGTGGCCATTTCTGAAGCTCTCTGCAGGATGACACCAAGGAAACTAAGAGAAGACTTTGCTGGCAAATGGTTCCGTTTCAGAAGTTTTGCTTCAGCTTTTACTTCAATCCGTGACAAAGATTTTGAAACT gactGTAGGACATTTCTGAATGAACTTAATGGTTATTTTGGCAACTCAAGAAG AGTCTTCTCATTCCCTTGTGTTCAGGCATTTCTTGATTCAGCTGAG TTGTTCAAGCCTGAAGATGAGTTTCTAAAGGAGTTTTGGGTGGATTTCAACATTGGAACGTCAACCATTAGTTTCTTTGTAAATGATCCAAAG AACACACTGTGGGAGTTGATTCACCTGCCTAAAGATGTTGTCAGCATGTATGATTTTCAAG AGTGTGGTGATCAGAAGATATTGGAAGTTCACATGAATACCCCACTCTCTCATGGAGAAATGACTGGCAAAATTGTCAAAATCCTCTTTAGTGCAGAGCACAACATCCAAACAGCCCTGACAAGAGTGTTTCCAGATAAACTACAGTCGTCTTCAGCCTCAAAG GAAGCTCTACAATCAGGGGATTGCTTGACTACGATGGAAG gaaCCCAGCATGAACAAACATCAGTGCCACAGACATTTGCCAG tccATCTGCTGCAGAAACCAAAGACATCCATCAG CGTTCCCCTTTGAGTGGACCAAGCAGATATCCCAGATCAAAGTCATCAAG AATCAAAGGAACCTCAGGCCAAGACCTCTTTAAATTTAAGGATCATTCAGATTCTGag GTTGCACATGCAAAGACACTTATTCAAACATCATCATCTAACGG GTCTACAAAATCCCTCCCTGACATTCTGGGTAGAACTCCTGTTAAG AAGAAAATGAAGGTGATGTATTCAGATGAATGGTGTGTCCACAAGGACACTCCACATGCTGTCTACAGCAGAAGAAAGCCCAGAGCTAAGGGCAAGCTCAGAG tTCTTCCTCTTTCATCACCCAGCAGTAATGAGGAGGAGTTCTCTAAG TATTCAACACCCAAACAAAGACAAGGAAGGGAAAGAGTGACAAGTGAAAACTGGCAGTCTCAAGTCAAACTAGGGAGATCACTGGACATGGAATCATCCTTATTCAAAGAGTCCACTGCTGATTCAG GTTTTCAAAACAAGACTCTTTCTGAAACCAGTTTACCACTAGAGGAACTTGATAATATCATGGAAGAG CACAATTTGGATAAAGAAACGTCAATTCTGCAGAAAAATGAAGCAGATGAATCATCAG AGATATATGTGGGTCTGAAAGAGGACACACAGCTGCACAGACACCCAACATTTCAACCCAGAAGACTATTCATGTCTAGCCCACTAGAGGATGCTGCAG AGCGAGTAACTGAAGCATTTGCAGATGAGGAGTCTGAGGAAGAGTTGGGTGCTGGTGTCAGAGCTGCATTTAACTCCTTTAAGACTCAGTTGAGAGTGCACTTTACT AGCAGGTATAAAAAGATTGAAGCCAGATCCTTGCAATCTTTAACAGACTGTCAGAGAAATGTGACTTCTCTGTTGGAAACTATACACAATCAAAG GTTGGTGCATCTGGAGCAGTTCCAGAACACAGTGGTGCAGCAGTTGACATGTTTGGAGCAGGATTGTCTGTCTCTCAAAACCATAGAGAAAGAGACTGTG AATTTCTGGCAGTCGGAGTCTGACACAGTTCGGGCATTCTGTGATCGACAGCAAAAGAG GTTGGATTCTCTCCTCATCCCGTATGTGAATGCTGAATCACAATTTAGTTTATCAGCGAGAAGAGGCGGCAAAATTACTGAG CCTGCCTCTCCTCAAGATGCTGCCACTCGAGATCCCTTATAG
- the sycp2l gene encoding synaptonemal complex protein 2-like isoform X2, protein MSLTSRLHDAFVQNNLGMVIIILIEEKASVSLADRLDEVVIKELHNIEHKNVALILRAIEHLISKDEDCIQKLVHHGLVVKMLNWFEISSEHLKGQHKPPRDAMTLIEVFYEVAMGLCQITIAGSNKILDIFLLRFGAVVLDYEVPFSLRLEAIRTINSMLDSSSKDIRKKLCQSDDHFGLLEDLAKALTDIGDYEMQVAISEALCRMTPRKLREDFAGKWFRFRSFASAFTSIRDKDFETDCRTFLNELNGYFGNSRRVFSFPCVQAFLDSAELFKPEDEFLKEFWVDFNIGTSTISFFVNDPKNTLWELIHLPKDVVSMYDFQECGDQKILEVHMNTPLSHGEMTGKIVKILFSAEHNIQTALTRVFPDKLQSSSASKEALQSGDCLTTMEGTQHEQTSVPQTFASPSAAETKDIHQRSPLSGPSRYPRSKSSRIKGTSGQDLFKFKDHSDSEVILEVSQCQSDTFDTDLSGKSHDRNPKTVTFMTALWRYQVAHAKTLIQTSSSNGSTKSLPDILGRTPVKKKMKVMYSDEWCVHKDTPHAVYSRRKPRAKGKLRVLPLSSPSSNEEEFSKYSTPKQRQGRERVTSENWQSQVKLGRSLDMESSLFKESTADSGFQNKTLSETSLPLEELDNIMEEHNLDKETSILQKNEADESSERVTEAFADEESEEELGAGVRAAFNSFKTQLRVHFTSRYKKIEARSLQSLTDCQRNVTSLLETIHNQRLVHLEQFQNTVVQQLTCLEQDCLSLKTIEKETVNFWQSESDTVRAFCDRQQKRLDSLLIPYVNAESQFSLSARRGGKITEPASPQDAATRDPL, encoded by the exons ATGAGC TTAACAAGTAGACTTCATGATGCCTTTGTCCAAAATAACCTTGGCATGGTTATTATAATTCTTATTGAAGAAAAAGCTTCTGTTTCCTTGGCCGATCGACTGGACGAAGTTGTTATTAAG GAGCTGCATAACATCGAACATAAGAATGTTGCCTTAATATTACGGGCAATTGAACATCTCATTAGTAAAGATGAAGACTGCATCCAGAAACTTGTTCATCATGGCTTGGTTGTGAAG atgttgaattgGTTTGAGATTTCGTCAGAGCATCTTAAAGGACAGCACAAACCACCTAGGGACGCCATGACTCTCATTGAAGTTTTCTACGAGGTTGCCatg ggacTGTGTCAGATCACAATTGCAG GCAGCAATAAGATCTTGGATATATTTTTGTTGCGGTTTGGGGCTGTTGTTTTGGATTATGAAGTGCCTTTCAGTCTGCGTCTAGAG GCCATCAGAACCATAAACTCTATGTTGGACAGCAGTTCCAAAGATATAAGGAAGAAACTCTGCCAGTCAGATGACCACTTCGGGCTCTT AGAGGACTTGGCAAAAGCATTGACAGATATTGGTG ATTATGAAATGCAGGTGGCCATTTCTGAAGCTCTCTGCAGGATGACACCAAGGAAACTAAGAGAAGACTTTGCTGGCAAATGGTTCCGTTTCAGAAGTTTTGCTTCAGCTTTTACTTCAATCCGTGACAAAGATTTTGAAACT gactGTAGGACATTTCTGAATGAACTTAATGGTTATTTTGGCAACTCAAGAAG AGTCTTCTCATTCCCTTGTGTTCAGGCATTTCTTGATTCAGCTGAG TTGTTCAAGCCTGAAGATGAGTTTCTAAAGGAGTTTTGGGTGGATTTCAACATTGGAACGTCAACCATTAGTTTCTTTGTAAATGATCCAAAG AACACACTGTGGGAGTTGATTCACCTGCCTAAAGATGTTGTCAGCATGTATGATTTTCAAG AGTGTGGTGATCAGAAGATATTGGAAGTTCACATGAATACCCCACTCTCTCATGGAGAAATGACTGGCAAAATTGTCAAAATCCTCTTTAGTGCAGAGCACAACATCCAAACAGCCCTGACAAGAGTGTTTCCAGATAAACTACAGTCGTCTTCAGCCTCAAAG GAAGCTCTACAATCAGGGGATTGCTTGACTACGATGGAAG gaaCCCAGCATGAACAAACATCAGTGCCACAGACATTTGCCAG tccATCTGCTGCAGAAACCAAAGACATCCATCAG CGTTCCCCTTTGAGTGGACCAAGCAGATATCCCAGATCAAAGTCATCAAG AATCAAAGGAACCTCAGGCCAAGACCTCTTTAAATTTAAGGATCATTCAGATTCTGag GTGATCCTTGAGGTGTCTCAATGTCAGAGTGACACTTTTGACACAGACCTATCAGGGAAGTCACATGACAGGAATCCAAAGACTGTAACATTCATGACTGCTTTGTGGAGGTACCAG GTTGCACATGCAAAGACACTTATTCAAACATCATCATCTAACGG GTCTACAAAATCCCTCCCTGACATTCTGGGTAGAACTCCTGTTAAG AAGAAAATGAAGGTGATGTATTCAGATGAATGGTGTGTCCACAAGGACACTCCACATGCTGTCTACAGCAGAAGAAAGCCCAGAGCTAAGGGCAAGCTCAGAG tTCTTCCTCTTTCATCACCCAGCAGTAATGAGGAGGAGTTCTCTAAG TATTCAACACCCAAACAAAGACAAGGAAGGGAAAGAGTGACAAGTGAAAACTGGCAGTCTCAAGTCAAACTAGGGAGATCACTGGACATGGAATCATCCTTATTCAAAGAGTCCACTGCTGATTCAG GTTTTCAAAACAAGACTCTTTCTGAAACCAGTTTACCACTAGAGGAACTTGATAATATCATGGAAGAG CACAATTTGGATAAAGAAACGTCAATTCTGCAGAAAAATGAAGCAGATGAATCATCAG AGCGAGTAACTGAAGCATTTGCAGATGAGGAGTCTGAGGAAGAGTTGGGTGCTGGTGTCAGAGCTGCATTTAACTCCTTTAAGACTCAGTTGAGAGTGCACTTTACT AGCAGGTATAAAAAGATTGAAGCCAGATCCTTGCAATCTTTAACAGACTGTCAGAGAAATGTGACTTCTCTGTTGGAAACTATACACAATCAAAG GTTGGTGCATCTGGAGCAGTTCCAGAACACAGTGGTGCAGCAGTTGACATGTTTGGAGCAGGATTGTCTGTCTCTCAAAACCATAGAGAAAGAGACTGTG AATTTCTGGCAGTCGGAGTCTGACACAGTTCGGGCATTCTGTGATCGACAGCAAAAGAG GTTGGATTCTCTCCTCATCCCGTATGTGAATGCTGAATCACAATTTAGTTTATCAGCGAGAAGAGGCGGCAAAATTACTGAG CCTGCCTCTCCTCAAGATGCTGCCACTCGAGATCCCTTATAG
- the sycp2l gene encoding synaptonemal complex protein 2-like isoform X1: protein MSLTSRLHDAFVQNNLGMVIIILIEEKASVSLADRLDEVVIKELHNIEHKNVALILRAIEHLISKDEDCIQKLVHHGLVVKMLNWFEISSEHLKGQHKPPRDAMTLIEVFYEVAMGLCQITIAGSNKILDIFLLRFGAVVLDYEVPFSLRLEAIRTINSMLDSSSKDIRKKLCQSDDHFGLLEDLAKALTDIGDYEMQVAISEALCRMTPRKLREDFAGKWFRFRSFASAFTSIRDKDFETDCRTFLNELNGYFGNSRRVFSFPCVQAFLDSAELFKPEDEFLKEFWVDFNIGTSTISFFVNDPKNTLWELIHLPKDVVSMYDFQECGDQKILEVHMNTPLSHGEMTGKIVKILFSAEHNIQTALTRVFPDKLQSSSASKEALQSGDCLTTMEGTQHEQTSVPQTFASPSAAETKDIHQRSPLSGPSRYPRSKSSRIKGTSGQDLFKFKDHSDSEVILEVSQCQSDTFDTDLSGKSHDRNPKTVTFMTALWRYQVAHAKTLIQTSSSNGSTKSLPDILGRTPVKKKMKVMYSDEWCVHKDTPHAVYSRRKPRAKGKLRVLPLSSPSSNEEEFSKYSTPKQRQGRERVTSENWQSQVKLGRSLDMESSLFKESTADSGFQNKTLSETSLPLEELDNIMEEHNLDKETSILQKNEADESSEIYVGLKEDTQLHRHPTFQPRRLFMSSPLEDAAERVTEAFADEESEEELGAGVRAAFNSFKTQLRVHFTSRYKKIEARSLQSLTDCQRNVTSLLETIHNQRLVHLEQFQNTVVQQLTCLEQDCLSLKTIEKETVNFWQSESDTVRAFCDRQQKRLDSLLIPYVNAESQFSLSARRGGKITEPASPQDAATRDPL from the exons ATGAGC TTAACAAGTAGACTTCATGATGCCTTTGTCCAAAATAACCTTGGCATGGTTATTATAATTCTTATTGAAGAAAAAGCTTCTGTTTCCTTGGCCGATCGACTGGACGAAGTTGTTATTAAG GAGCTGCATAACATCGAACATAAGAATGTTGCCTTAATATTACGGGCAATTGAACATCTCATTAGTAAAGATGAAGACTGCATCCAGAAACTTGTTCATCATGGCTTGGTTGTGAAG atgttgaattgGTTTGAGATTTCGTCAGAGCATCTTAAAGGACAGCACAAACCACCTAGGGACGCCATGACTCTCATTGAAGTTTTCTACGAGGTTGCCatg ggacTGTGTCAGATCACAATTGCAG GCAGCAATAAGATCTTGGATATATTTTTGTTGCGGTTTGGGGCTGTTGTTTTGGATTATGAAGTGCCTTTCAGTCTGCGTCTAGAG GCCATCAGAACCATAAACTCTATGTTGGACAGCAGTTCCAAAGATATAAGGAAGAAACTCTGCCAGTCAGATGACCACTTCGGGCTCTT AGAGGACTTGGCAAAAGCATTGACAGATATTGGTG ATTATGAAATGCAGGTGGCCATTTCTGAAGCTCTCTGCAGGATGACACCAAGGAAACTAAGAGAAGACTTTGCTGGCAAATGGTTCCGTTTCAGAAGTTTTGCTTCAGCTTTTACTTCAATCCGTGACAAAGATTTTGAAACT gactGTAGGACATTTCTGAATGAACTTAATGGTTATTTTGGCAACTCAAGAAG AGTCTTCTCATTCCCTTGTGTTCAGGCATTTCTTGATTCAGCTGAG TTGTTCAAGCCTGAAGATGAGTTTCTAAAGGAGTTTTGGGTGGATTTCAACATTGGAACGTCAACCATTAGTTTCTTTGTAAATGATCCAAAG AACACACTGTGGGAGTTGATTCACCTGCCTAAAGATGTTGTCAGCATGTATGATTTTCAAG AGTGTGGTGATCAGAAGATATTGGAAGTTCACATGAATACCCCACTCTCTCATGGAGAAATGACTGGCAAAATTGTCAAAATCCTCTTTAGTGCAGAGCACAACATCCAAACAGCCCTGACAAGAGTGTTTCCAGATAAACTACAGTCGTCTTCAGCCTCAAAG GAAGCTCTACAATCAGGGGATTGCTTGACTACGATGGAAG gaaCCCAGCATGAACAAACATCAGTGCCACAGACATTTGCCAG tccATCTGCTGCAGAAACCAAAGACATCCATCAG CGTTCCCCTTTGAGTGGACCAAGCAGATATCCCAGATCAAAGTCATCAAG AATCAAAGGAACCTCAGGCCAAGACCTCTTTAAATTTAAGGATCATTCAGATTCTGag GTGATCCTTGAGGTGTCTCAATGTCAGAGTGACACTTTTGACACAGACCTATCAGGGAAGTCACATGACAGGAATCCAAAGACTGTAACATTCATGACTGCTTTGTGGAGGTACCAG GTTGCACATGCAAAGACACTTATTCAAACATCATCATCTAACGG GTCTACAAAATCCCTCCCTGACATTCTGGGTAGAACTCCTGTTAAG AAGAAAATGAAGGTGATGTATTCAGATGAATGGTGTGTCCACAAGGACACTCCACATGCTGTCTACAGCAGAAGAAAGCCCAGAGCTAAGGGCAAGCTCAGAG tTCTTCCTCTTTCATCACCCAGCAGTAATGAGGAGGAGTTCTCTAAG TATTCAACACCCAAACAAAGACAAGGAAGGGAAAGAGTGACAAGTGAAAACTGGCAGTCTCAAGTCAAACTAGGGAGATCACTGGACATGGAATCATCCTTATTCAAAGAGTCCACTGCTGATTCAG GTTTTCAAAACAAGACTCTTTCTGAAACCAGTTTACCACTAGAGGAACTTGATAATATCATGGAAGAG CACAATTTGGATAAAGAAACGTCAATTCTGCAGAAAAATGAAGCAGATGAATCATCAG AGATATATGTGGGTCTGAAAGAGGACACACAGCTGCACAGACACCCAACATTTCAACCCAGAAGACTATTCATGTCTAGCCCACTAGAGGATGCTGCAG AGCGAGTAACTGAAGCATTTGCAGATGAGGAGTCTGAGGAAGAGTTGGGTGCTGGTGTCAGAGCTGCATTTAACTCCTTTAAGACTCAGTTGAGAGTGCACTTTACT AGCAGGTATAAAAAGATTGAAGCCAGATCCTTGCAATCTTTAACAGACTGTCAGAGAAATGTGACTTCTCTGTTGGAAACTATACACAATCAAAG GTTGGTGCATCTGGAGCAGTTCCAGAACACAGTGGTGCAGCAGTTGACATGTTTGGAGCAGGATTGTCTGTCTCTCAAAACCATAGAGAAAGAGACTGTG AATTTCTGGCAGTCGGAGTCTGACACAGTTCGGGCATTCTGTGATCGACAGCAAAAGAG GTTGGATTCTCTCCTCATCCCGTATGTGAATGCTGAATCACAATTTAGTTTATCAGCGAGAAGAGGCGGCAAAATTACTGAG CCTGCCTCTCCTCAAGATGCTGCCACTCGAGATCCCTTATAG